One window of the Thermomicrobiales bacterium genome contains the following:
- a CDS encoding type I-E CRISPR-associated protein Cas7/Cse4/CasC, which produces MITLHPDPHADLVSRPRCSTATTWASPSASPFGGATRTRISSQCLKRHWRTFDGAHALSELAARCRVRSRHHLRAARSSSRSCAEGVDPALARAVTEAIDRRWCSGESAKAKKAKDDAEAKKPKAKGKKGAERDDDAAARSVVAEKAPCRRAGDRAGAARDRVLPRPRAGGLRGEARRRARSPTR; this is translated from the coding sequence ATGATCACGCTTCATCCAGATCCACACGCTGACCTCGTATCCCGGCCGCGCTGCTCAACCGCGACGACGTGGGCTTCGCCAAGCGCATCGCCCTTCGGCGGCGCGACGCGCACGCGCATCTCGTCGCAGTGCCTCAAGCGCCACTGGCGCACCTTCGACGGCGCGCACGCGCTGTCCGAGCTCGCGGCGCGATGTCGCGTGCGCTCGCGGCATCACCTTCGAGCAGCTAGGTCCTCGAGCCGCTCGTGCGCCGAGGGCGTTGACCCGGCCCTCGCGCGGGCGGTGACCGAGGCCATCGATCGCCGCTGGTGCTCGGGCGAGAGCGCCAAGGCGAAGAAGGCCAAGGACGACGCGGAGGCGAAGAAGCCGAAGGCGAAGGGCAAGAAGGGCGCGGAGCGCGACGACGACGCGGCCGCGCGGAGCGTGGTCGCCGAGAAGGCGCCGTGCAGACGCGCAGGTGACCGTGCTGGGGCGGCCCGAGATCGAGTACTTCCTCGGCCACGCGCGGGCGGTCTGCGAGGCGAAGCCCGACGCCGAGCAAGATCGCCGACGCGGTGA
- the cas6e gene encoding type I-E CRISPR-associated protein Cas6/Cse3/CasE: MSGDALTMLRLGFDGPRLIELARRRRLPARDVDLGYVVHCALGELFGAEAPKPFAITREQGRVVEVLAYSPHTRDALHTTAQTFADPSLYDGLCHWASFAGKPMPEHFTAGQRLGFMVKVCPTVRPAKPGLHQESEAPEVDAFLAACRKVGPEVKVDRETVYREWFLGEIARRGGATVEHVALERFQLERLTRRHQGADRKSESRDRPAASFHGTLTVTDPALFRATLARGLGRHRAFGFGMLLLRPLAPR; the protein is encoded by the coding sequence ATGTCGGGTGACGCCCTCACCATGCTGCGGCTCGGGTTCGACGGTCCGCGGCTCATCGAGCTCGCGCGCCGTCGTCGGCTCCCCGCCCGCGACGTCGACCTCGGGTACGTCGTGCACTGCGCACTCGGCGAGCTCTTCGGCGCAGAGGCCCCGAAGCCCTTCGCAATCACCCGCGAGCAGGGCCGCGTCGTCGAGGTGCTCGCATACTCGCCGCACACCCGCGACGCGCTCCACACGACCGCGCAGACCTTCGCCGACCCGTCGCTCTACGACGGGCTCTGCCACTGGGCGAGCTTCGCGGGCAAGCCCATGCCCGAGCACTTCACCGCCGGGCAGAGGCTTGGGTTCATGGTGAAGGTCTGCCCCACGGTGCGACCCGCGAAGCCGGGGCTGCACCAGGAGAGCGAAGCCCCGGAGGTGGACGCCTTCCTCGCGGCCTGCCGGAAGGTCGGACCCGAGGTGAAGGTCGACCGGGAGACGGTCTATCGGGAGTGGTTCCTCGGGGAGATCGCTCGACGCGGCGGAGCGACGGTGGAGCACGTGGCGCTGGAGCGCTTCCAGTTGGAGCGACTCACCCGGCGACACCAGGGCGCCGACCGCAAGAGCGAGTCGCGCGACCGCCCTGCCGCCAGCTTCCACGGTACCCTCACCGTCACCGACCCCGCGCTCTTCCGCGCCACCCTCGCCCGCGGCCTCGGGCGCCACCGCGCCTTCGGCTTCGGGATGCTCCTCCTCCGCCCTCTCGCCCCGCGGTAA
- the cas2e gene encoding type I-E CRISPR-associated endoribonuclease Cas2e, with translation MTRNVPDRFRGFLASVMCEVTPGVYTSPGMTRAVRERVWAVMEEWFDAGDAPDTGGGDDVA, from the coding sequence ATCACGCGAAACGTTCCCGACCGGTTTCGGGGCTTCCTGGCGTCGGTGATGTGCGAGGTGACGCCGGGGGTGTACACGTCGCCGGGGATGACCCGGGCGGTGCGGGAGCGGGTCTGGGCGGTGATGGAGGAGTGGTTCGACGCCGGCGACGCGCCCGACACAGGCGGTGGTGATGACGTGGCCTGA
- a CDS encoding Uma2 family endonuclease, translating to MRRYGPRRLGYAPGMSGDAARTIDPEFPNLAPDVVDGYRNAPETMLAEIIDGELLTMPRPHRQHVHAASALGEELGPPFRRGRGGPGGWVILDEPELHLGPLPDVVIPDLAGWRRERIPADFLAGTEPPFIPLAPDWCCEVLSPSTERVDRGRKLAIYHREGVGHVWLVSPTLRSVEVYRRADIGWLLVATFEGDAVVRAEPFDAVPLELAGLWAL from the coding sequence ATGCGGCGCTACGGCCCTCGCCGGCTGGGCTACGCTCCGGGGATGTCAGGCGACGCCGCACGCACCATCGACCCGGAGTTTCCCAACCTCGCGCCCGACGTCGTGGACGGCTACCGCAACGCGCCGGAGACGATGCTCGCGGAGATCATCGACGGGGAGCTGCTGACGATGCCTCGCCCCCACCGTCAACACGTTCACGCGGCGTCGGCGCTCGGCGAGGAGCTGGGGCCGCCGTTCCGTCGAGGGCGCGGCGGACCTGGGGGGTGGGTGATCCTCGACGAACCGGAGCTGCACCTGGGGCCGCTCCCTGACGTCGTGATCCCCGACCTGGCCGGGTGGCGGCGCGAACGCATCCCCGCGGACTTCCTCGCCGGGACCGAGCCGCCCTTCATCCCCCTCGCGCCGGACTGGTGTTGCGAGGTGCTCTCGCCCTCGACGGAGCGGGTCGACCGCGGGCGCAAGCTGGCGATCTACCATCGGGAGGGCGTCGGCCACGTCTGGCTGGTGTCGCCGACGCTGCGCTCCGTGGAGGTGTACCGCCGGGCGGACATCGGCTGGCTGTTGGTCGCGACCTTCGAGGGAGACGCGGTCGTGCGCGCGGAGCCCTTCGACGCGGTGCCGCTCGAGCTCGCCGGACTGTGGGCGCTGTAG
- a CDS encoding bestrophin family ion channel: protein MLSYAKTDWLHMLVSPRGSFAPGLMRRVLVFGLIATALWIAHRFNDRVVLNIGLYEISGAVIALILAFRTNTSYNRFWEGRTLWGSIVNASRNLGRVARCHAAIDVGEAREFVTWVVVFAHAARRSLREEPERPEIDKLLPEAERAAMAAHPSPPLYASEKISSLLAGYARRGALDAPMVARVEEEVMVLVNSLGGCERIRKTPTPLGYVLLLRRMVALYIATLPLSLVEEVGFLTPLVTMMVAYAVLMIEGIGQELDNPFGHDPNDLALSRVCDTIERDLLGSSSLDLVLASTARFPDED from the coding sequence GTGCTCTCCTATGCGAAGACCGACTGGCTCCACATGCTGGTGTCTCCGCGGGGATCCTTCGCGCCGGGGCTGATGCGCCGGGTGCTGGTCTTCGGGCTGATCGCCACCGCCCTCTGGATCGCCCATCGCTTCAACGACCGCGTGGTGCTCAACATCGGGCTCTACGAGATCTCCGGCGCGGTCATCGCGCTGATCCTCGCCTTCCGCACCAACACCTCCTACAACCGCTTCTGGGAGGGCCGAACCCTCTGGGGGTCGATCGTCAACGCGTCGCGCAACCTCGGTCGCGTGGCTCGCTGCCACGCCGCCATCGACGTCGGGGAGGCGAGGGAGTTCGTGACCTGGGTGGTGGTCTTCGCGCACGCCGCCCGACGCTCGCTCCGGGAGGAGCCCGAGCGGCCAGAGATCGACAAGCTGCTGCCGGAGGCCGAGCGCGCCGCGATGGCCGCGCACCCGAGCCCGCCGCTCTATGCCTCGGAGAAGATCTCGTCGCTGCTGGCGGGCTACGCGCGGCGCGGGGCGCTCGATGCGCCGATGGTCGCGCGGGTCGAGGAGGAGGTGATGGTCCTCGTCAACAGCCTGGGCGGGTGCGAGCGCATCCGCAAGACCCCGACGCCCCTCGGCTACGTGCTGCTCCTCCGGCGGATGGTGGCGCTCTACATCGCGACGCTGCCGCTCAGCCTCGTGGAGGAGGTCGGGTTCCTGACGCCGCTGGTGACGATGATGGTCGCGTACGCCGTGCTGATGATCGAGGGCATCGGGCAGGAGCTCGACAACCCCTTCGGCCACGACCCCAACGACCTCGCGCTCAGCCGCGTCTGCGACACCATCGAGCGCGACCTGCTGGGCTCGTCGTCGCTCGACCTGGTGCTCGCCTCGACGGCGCGCTTTCCTGACGAGGATTGA
- a CDS encoding DUF4142 domain-containing protein, translating into MRRLLLGALAGVFILSGSLATAQDGGLRAPPTEQVPGGTGMGGLDSPDMTLSEGEIVATVAAFNRGEITLGTFAQGRASSRALREFARSMVTAHTEAGTRMSALAQRLNLTSIEGTESLRLTAEATATRQQLSRLRGGVFDRAFLDAQIASHGELLELLDHKLIPSAHAADLRTALQSDIRPMVAAHLAHARSLRRRL; encoded by the coding sequence ATGCGACGACTGCTGCTCGGTGCCCTTGCGGGCGTCTTCATCCTCTCGGGTTCGCTCGCGACGGCGCAGGACGGCGGGCTCCGCGCCCCGCCGACGGAACAGGTGCCCGGAGGCACCGGCATGGGCGGGCTCGACTCCCCCGACATGACCCTCAGCGAGGGTGAGATCGTGGCGACGGTGGCCGCGTTCAACCGCGGCGAGATCACCCTGGGCACCTTCGCGCAGGGCCGCGCTTCCAGCCGCGCGCTGAGGGAGTTCGCTCGCTCGATGGTGACCGCGCACACGGAGGCCGGCACGCGGATGTCGGCGCTCGCGCAGCGGCTCAACCTCACGTCCATCGAGGGCACCGAGAGCCTGAGGCTGACCGCCGAGGCGACGGCCACCCGGCAGCAGCTCTCTCGCCTCCGCGGCGGCGTCTTCGACCGCGCCTTTCTCGACGCGCAGATCGCGTCCCACGGCGAGCTGCTCGAGCTGCTCGACCACAAGCTGATCCCGTCGGCCCACGCGGCCGACCTGCGCACCGCGCTGCAGAGCGACATCCGACCCATGGTGGCCGCGCACCTCGCCCACGCTCGCAGCCTGCGCAGGCGGCTGTGA